The following proteins are co-located in the Bordetella bronchialis genome:
- a CDS encoding potassium channel family protein, with protein sequence MPRSRRWLEGAAMVRLGSMATLLFVLVLSVFIAPVAVPPDSGIGQIVEDILISLILISGAIAVSDRRLAFVPLVLVALVVIAVRWAGWFLPAGFTPEMRAIALLFALLMLACIIGVKVFGKGAKVRDRLFGAIALYMLLGVIWAAAYEIVGLLVPHAFAGMDEQGAMGYPWVWIYFSFSTLTTVGYGDISPVARVARSLSNLEALIGQLYPAIVLARLVSLQEEDTKSDDA encoded by the coding sequence ATGCCACGTTCGAGACGATGGCTGGAAGGCGCCGCCATGGTGCGCCTGGGCAGTATGGCCACATTGCTGTTCGTCCTGGTGCTGAGCGTGTTCATCGCGCCGGTCGCCGTGCCGCCGGATTCGGGCATCGGCCAGATCGTGGAGGACATCCTCATTTCCCTGATTCTGATCAGCGGCGCCATCGCGGTATCGGACCGGCGGCTGGCCTTCGTGCCGCTGGTGCTGGTGGCGCTGGTCGTCATCGCCGTGCGCTGGGCGGGGTGGTTCCTGCCGGCCGGATTCACCCCGGAAATGCGCGCCATCGCCTTGCTGTTCGCGCTGCTGATGCTGGCGTGCATCATCGGCGTCAAGGTGTTCGGCAAGGGCGCGAAGGTGCGCGACCGTCTTTTTGGCGCGATCGCCCTGTACATGCTGCTGGGCGTGATCTGGGCCGCCGCATACGAGATCGTCGGCCTGCTCGTGCCGCACGCGTTCGCGGGCATGGACGAGCAGGGCGCCATGGGATACCCGTGGGTATGGATCTACTTCAGCTTCTCCACCTTGACCACCGTCGGGTATGGCGATATCAGTCCTGTCGCGCGCGTGGCGCGGTCGCTGTCCAACCTGGAAGCGCTGATCGGCCAACTGTATCCCGCCATCGTGCTGGCGCGGCTCGTATCCTTGCAGGAGGAGGACACGAAGTCGGATGATGCGTGA
- a CDS encoding BrnA antitoxin family protein has translation MPKLKPGTILPTPDEDATIQRGIDADPDTMEFGSAEAKRAKRMGRPPLETAKISVTIRYDQDIVDAFRKTGDGWQTRMNAALREWLHEHEAA, from the coding sequence ATGCCGAAACTTAAACCAGGGACCATTCTGCCCACCCCCGATGAAGACGCAACTATCCAGAGGGGAATCGACGCCGATCCGGACACGATGGAATTCGGTTCGGCCGAAGCGAAGCGGGCCAAGCGTATGGGACGCCCGCCATTGGAAACGGCGAAGATCTCAGTGACGATTCGCTATGACCAGGACATCGTGGATGCCTTCCGCAAAACCGGTGACGGCTGGCAGACACGAATGAACGCTGCTCTGCGTGAATGGCTACATGAACATGAGGCGGCATAG
- a CDS encoding MFS transporter: MPRSNAHAPLLWIVASGFFMQTLDTTIVNTALPAIARDLGVPPLTLKPVVVAYMITMAMIMPASGWLADRYGSRKVYFTAILAFVLGSFLCACSATPTQLVMARVVQGAGASMLLPVGRLTVLRTVSPSEFISALAFIAIGGQIGPIFGPVLGGVFVETLSWHWIFLINVPVGLIGMWAVRHHMPAGVREDTPPFDFVGCVLLAACLVAFSTALDLPAESHRGAWATALLALSALSALGYYLHARGRSNPLFPLSLFRETNYAVGIAGNLVCRIGAAAVPFLLPLMMQLGMGYTPLHSGLMLVPVAAAGAVSKSWVAPMIKRYGYPRFLIFNTLFVGFWIISFALFSRDWPLWLQIVQLAAFGLGNSMQYSAMNSVALTSLTPQQAGAGNSLFAMFQMVAMGLGVTVGGALVTLLAGPERHLEPAFAWSFVCVGLITWLSALVWRRLDGTRLAAVRQGPKAA, from the coding sequence ATGCCACGATCCAACGCCCACGCCCCTTTACTCTGGATCGTTGCCTCCGGTTTTTTCATGCAGACGCTGGACACCACCATCGTCAACACCGCCTTGCCGGCCATCGCCAGGGACCTGGGGGTTCCCCCGCTGACGCTGAAGCCAGTGGTGGTCGCCTACATGATCACCATGGCGATGATCATGCCGGCCTCGGGCTGGCTGGCGGATCGCTATGGCAGCCGCAAGGTTTACTTCACCGCCATCCTGGCCTTCGTGCTGGGGTCCTTTCTTTGCGCCTGCTCCGCCACACCCACGCAACTTGTGATGGCGCGCGTGGTCCAGGGCGCGGGGGCATCCATGCTGCTGCCCGTCGGGCGGCTGACGGTGCTGCGTACGGTATCGCCTTCGGAGTTCATATCGGCCCTGGCGTTCATCGCCATAGGCGGGCAGATCGGGCCCATCTTCGGGCCCGTGCTGGGCGGCGTGTTCGTGGAAACGCTGAGCTGGCACTGGATCTTCCTGATCAACGTGCCGGTGGGACTGATCGGGATGTGGGCCGTCCGGCACCATATGCCGGCGGGTGTGCGGGAAGACACGCCGCCTTTCGACTTTGTCGGCTGTGTGCTGCTGGCGGCCTGCCTGGTGGCTTTCTCGACGGCGCTGGACCTTCCGGCCGAATCGCACAGGGGCGCCTGGGCGACTGCCCTGCTCGCGCTCAGCGCACTGTCGGCGCTGGGCTACTACCTGCACGCGCGCGGCCGCAGCAACCCGCTGTTCCCCTTGAGCCTGTTCCGCGAAACGAACTACGCCGTCGGCATCGCGGGCAACCTGGTCTGCCGGATCGGCGCGGCCGCGGTGCCGTTCCTGCTGCCGTTGATGATGCAGCTGGGCATGGGGTATACCCCCCTGCACTCGGGCTTGATGCTGGTCCCCGTGGCCGCCGCCGGCGCGGTCTCCAAATCCTGGGTAGCGCCCATGATCAAGCGCTATGGCTACCCGCGCTTTCTTATCTTCAATACCTTGTTCGTCGGCTTCTGGATCATTTCTTTCGCGCTGTTCTCGCGCGACTGGCCCCTGTGGCTGCAGATCGTCCAGCTGGCCGCCTTCGGCCTGGGCAACTCCATGCAGTACTCGGCCATGAACAGCGTCGCGCTGACGTCATTGACCCCGCAGCAGGCGGGCGCCGGCAACAGCCTTTTCGCGATGTTCCAGATGGTGGCGATGGGGCTGGGCGTAACCGTGGGCGGCGCGCTGGTCACGCTGCTGGCGGGGCCCGAACGGCACCTGGAGCCGGCCTTCGCATGGTCTTTCGTGTGCGTGGGGCTGATCACCTGGCTGTCGGCGCTGGTGTGGCGGCGGTTGGATGGGACGCGGCTGGCCGCCGTCCGGCAAGGCCCGAAGGCGGCTTGA
- a CDS encoding sulfatase: protein MKVVFLLFDSLNRHALSCYGKTGVPTPNFDRLAARSVTFDSHFVGSLPCLPARRDIQTGRLNFLHRGWGPLEPFDHSLAGMLRDSGVYTHLITDHYHYFEDGGAGFHGRYSSWEFIRGQEKDKWRPALNPNTAAYAERYHERMQDFSDDINSKLPYFVNREYLESRGDFPMAQCFDSANEFLQAHHAQDAWLLHLECFDPHEPFFAPEQFLRDFPEALGGKVFDWPAYGRVDIDPALLKTLRANYHALVQACDHYLGTLLDTFDRLDMWKDTWLVMSTDHGLLLGEKEYLGKNRPPFFNEVAHIPLTIAAPPSSGIQPRHEAALTQTIDLMPTMLDIFRRPIPAEVTGHSLLPLMRDGRAVRPADGAVPGAIYGQFGAAINYTDGRYTYFLYPAVPFETDLFQYTLMPAHMRTFFEAKEFEGAQLVDPLPFTQGYPVMRLPMRADAKANMTRRYPLLEAKTALYDLDNDPEQRRPLDAPEIEQRMRAAVAAQLRANNAPAEMFRRYGLTDMQP, encoded by the coding sequence ATGAAGGTCGTTTTTCTGCTGTTCGACTCGCTTAACCGCCACGCCCTGTCCTGTTACGGCAAGACCGGCGTCCCCACGCCCAATTTCGACCGCCTGGCCGCTCGTTCCGTCACGTTCGATTCGCACTTCGTCGGCAGCCTTCCTTGCCTGCCCGCGCGGCGCGACATCCAGACCGGCCGGCTCAACTTCCTGCACCGGGGCTGGGGGCCGCTGGAGCCCTTCGACCATTCCCTGGCCGGCATGCTGCGCGACAGCGGCGTCTATACCCACCTGATCACCGACCACTATCACTATTTCGAGGACGGCGGCGCGGGCTTTCATGGCCGCTACTCGTCCTGGGAATTCATCCGGGGCCAGGAAAAAGACAAATGGCGGCCCGCCTTGAACCCGAACACCGCGGCCTACGCGGAGCGCTATCACGAGCGCATGCAGGACTTCTCGGACGACATCAATTCCAAGCTGCCGTATTTCGTGAACCGGGAATACCTGGAGTCGCGGGGCGACTTCCCGATGGCGCAGTGCTTCGATTCGGCCAACGAATTCCTGCAGGCGCATCACGCGCAGGACGCATGGCTGCTGCATCTGGAATGCTTCGATCCGCACGAGCCTTTCTTCGCCCCGGAGCAGTTCCTGCGGGACTTTCCGGAGGCGCTGGGCGGCAAGGTGTTCGACTGGCCCGCCTACGGCCGCGTCGATATCGATCCCGCGCTGTTGAAGACGCTGCGCGCCAACTACCACGCGCTGGTGCAGGCCTGCGACCATTACCTGGGTACCTTGCTGGACACCTTCGATCGCCTGGATATGTGGAAGGACACGTGGCTGGTCATGTCCACCGACCATGGCCTGCTGCTGGGCGAGAAGGAATACCTGGGCAAGAATCGCCCGCCGTTCTTCAACGAGGTGGCGCATATCCCGCTGACGATCGCGGCGCCTCCTTCATCGGGCATCCAGCCGCGCCACGAGGCGGCCCTGACTCAGACCATAGACCTGATGCCCACCATGCTGGACATCTTCCGACGGCCCATCCCGGCCGAAGTCACCGGCCATAGCCTGCTGCCGCTGATGCGCGACGGCAGGGCGGTGCGCCCCGCCGATGGCGCGGTGCCCGGCGCGATCTACGGTCAATTCGGAGCCGCCATCAACTACACCGATGGCCGCTATACCTACTTCCTGTACCCGGCCGTTCCTTTCGAGACCGACCTGTTCCAGTACACGCTGATGCCGGCGCATATGCGTACCTTCTTCGAAGCCAAGGAATTCGAGGGCGCGCAGCTGGTGGATCCCTTGCCGTTCACCCAGGGGTATCCGGTGATGAGACTGCCCATGCGCGCCGACGCCAAGGCGAACATGACGCGACGCTATCCGCTGCTGGAAGCCAAGACCGCCTTGTACGACCTGGATAACGATCCCGAGCAACGACGGCCGCTGGACGCGCCCGAAATCGAACAGCGCATGCGCGCGGCGGTCGCCGCGCAACTGCGCGCCAACAATGCGCCCGCGGAAATGTTTCGCCGCTACGGCCTGACGGATATGCAGCCGTGA
- a CDS encoding GntR family transcriptional regulator — MNSRRSELNIVQPKSLADQIHAEVQRLIAAGAFQPGTSIGIAELARRCGVSQTPVREALARLAAEGQLVFTRNIGYRLPEAPTMKQYTDWAVARVVVESNALLYILGPIDTRLLDEAQRINEQIRSSDFGTTAAGIRKFSELNWRFHAALIGLARNDMLTEVHARLYASPQFSRIFLGRGVANQAEVVAEHERVLAGLRRGDRRAAADALRDHIVDSLERDARLSHLSGSIRRALRGEPPLDDLGAADKD; from the coding sequence GTGAACAGCCGCCGATCCGAACTGAATATCGTCCAGCCCAAAAGCCTGGCCGACCAGATCCACGCGGAAGTCCAGCGGCTGATCGCGGCGGGCGCCTTCCAGCCCGGCACGTCCATCGGCATCGCGGAACTGGCGCGGCGCTGCGGCGTCAGCCAGACACCGGTGCGCGAAGCCCTGGCACGGCTGGCGGCGGAAGGGCAGTTGGTCTTCACCCGCAATATCGGCTACCGGCTGCCCGAAGCGCCCACGATGAAGCAGTACACCGACTGGGCCGTGGCGCGCGTCGTGGTCGAGTCCAACGCGCTGCTGTACATCCTCGGCCCCATCGACACGCGGCTGCTGGACGAGGCGCAGCGGATCAATGAGCAGATCCGCTCGTCCGACTTCGGCACCACGGCGGCCGGCATCCGGAAATTCAGCGAACTGAACTGGCGCTTTCATGCCGCCCTGATCGGACTGGCCCGCAACGACATGCTTACCGAGGTGCACGCGCGTCTCTACGCGTCCCCGCAGTTCTCGCGGATTTTCCTGGGGCGCGGGGTAGCGAACCAGGCGGAAGTCGTGGCGGAGCACGAGCGCGTGCTGGCGGGACTGCGCCGCGGAGACCGCCGCGCCGCGGCCGATGCCTTGCGCGACCATATCGTCGATAGCCTGGAACGCGACGCGCGGCTATCCCATCTATCGGGCTCCATCCGGCGCGCGCTGCGCGGCGAGCCGCCCTTGGACGACTTGGGCGCCGCCGATAAGGACTAG
- a CDS encoding Bug family tripartite tricarboxylate transporter substrate binding protein: MYRLKSMLSGLACVMAAMSPAMAQAYPDHPITLVVGFPPGGGVDLVARPLAERLSKQLGQPVIVENRGGAAGNIAMDYVARSRPDGYTLMMGNLGMLSANPLLYPNLNFNVSKSFAPVARLVVTPLLAAVPARLPATDMKQFVALAKQEPGKMFFGSGGTGNINHLAVELLKLQTGAQITHVPYKGSAPALTALVANEVQLVIDGFNIVLPQVKGGMARALAVTGEKRAPSLPDVPTMKEAGYPGMTIYGWQGLFVPAGTPQPIVDRLTDEVDKALKDPALSKRLADQGTDPAFQNAADFQKYIAAEQERWGKVIQTANIKVE, from the coding sequence ATGTACCGACTGAAATCCATGTTGTCCGGCCTGGCTTGCGTCATGGCCGCGATGTCCCCGGCCATGGCGCAAGCCTATCCGGATCACCCCATTACGCTGGTCGTCGGTTTCCCGCCCGGCGGGGGTGTCGATCTGGTGGCGCGGCCTCTGGCGGAGCGCCTGTCCAAGCAGCTGGGCCAGCCCGTCATCGTCGAAAACCGTGGCGGCGCGGCGGGCAACATCGCCATGGACTACGTCGCCCGCTCGCGTCCGGATGGCTACACCTTGATGATGGGCAACCTGGGCATGCTGAGCGCGAATCCGCTGCTGTATCCCAACCTGAACTTCAATGTGTCGAAGAGCTTCGCGCCCGTCGCGCGCCTGGTCGTGACGCCGCTGCTGGCCGCGGTGCCCGCGAGGCTGCCGGCCACCGACATGAAGCAGTTTGTGGCCCTGGCAAAGCAGGAGCCGGGAAAGATGTTCTTCGGCTCGGGCGGGACGGGCAACATCAACCACCTTGCCGTCGAACTGCTGAAACTGCAGACCGGCGCGCAGATCACCCACGTGCCTTACAAAGGCAGCGCCCCGGCCTTGACGGCGCTGGTCGCGAATGAAGTGCAATTGGTCATCGACGGGTTCAATATCGTGCTGCCCCAGGTAAAGGGCGGCATGGCGCGGGCACTGGCGGTCACCGGGGAAAAACGCGCACCGTCCCTGCCGGATGTCCCGACCATGAAAGAGGCGGGCTATCCAGGCATGACGATCTACGGGTGGCAGGGACTTTTCGTCCCGGCGGGCACCCCGCAACCCATCGTGGACCGCCTCACCGACGAGGTCGACAAAGCCCTGAAGGATCCCGCGCTCTCGAAGCGGCTGGCCGACCAGGGCACCGACCCGGCGTTCCAGAACGCGGCGGATTTCCAGAAGTACATCGCCGCCGAACAGGAACGTTGGGGGAAGGTGATACAGACGGCGAATATCAAGGTGGAATAG
- a CDS encoding radical SAM protein yields the protein MHYVEIILKVSERCNLNCTYCYFFNKENRDFEGHPALISPNTVRHLVRFLRTSPHQISETVFQVDIHGGEPLLLGPKRFSEIVSIIENGLSDAKEVRFTVQTNAVLINEAWIDVFAQHKIFVGVSVDGPKGQHDANRIDRRGRGTFDSMVPKIAALKQAALERRIPGFGSISVVSPALDGRATYICLTKELHFAHLQFLFPDDTHDSTNPALAEGFAKFVEDLFASWQSDGNDNIHIKLIDQTLLGFLQDKQYIDGGRRISPAVGRVVFTVSSAGDIGHDDTLRNVAPELFKSGMNVSDANYAEFIVWHNRVSKILFPRDLAPPCASCAWNNICEHVTRSYTPLHRMKDGRVDQPSVYCEALKTAYRNGAEYLAKRGLPIREISKNLNPDY from the coding sequence ATGCATTACGTCGAAATCATCCTGAAGGTATCTGAGCGATGTAATCTAAACTGCACGTATTGCTATTTCTTTAACAAAGAAAATAGGGACTTCGAGGGCCACCCCGCTCTTATCTCGCCAAACACTGTTCGTCACCTGGTCCGATTCCTCCGAACATCGCCCCATCAAATCTCAGAGACCGTGTTCCAAGTCGATATACACGGAGGGGAGCCACTATTGTTGGGGCCGAAACGTTTCTCCGAAATCGTGTCGATCATCGAAAACGGCTTGAGCGACGCAAAGGAAGTCCGCTTCACCGTGCAAACCAATGCGGTGTTGATAAACGAAGCGTGGATCGACGTGTTTGCACAACATAAGATATTTGTGGGGGTGAGCGTGGATGGGCCCAAAGGCCAACACGATGCGAACCGGATTGATCGGCGCGGCCGCGGGACATTTGACAGCATGGTACCGAAGATTGCGGCATTGAAGCAGGCAGCTCTTGAACGGCGAATCCCCGGTTTCGGCTCCATCAGTGTAGTAAGTCCAGCACTCGATGGGCGGGCAACCTACATATGCCTGACAAAAGAATTGCACTTCGCTCACCTGCAGTTTCTCTTTCCGGATGACACGCACGACTCCACTAATCCGGCCCTCGCGGAGGGGTTCGCGAAGTTCGTTGAGGACTTGTTTGCGTCTTGGCAAAGTGACGGGAACGACAATATCCATATAAAACTCATCGACCAGACACTCCTTGGTTTTCTGCAGGATAAGCAGTATATCGATGGCGGTCGTCGGATTAGTCCGGCTGTCGGGCGGGTAGTCTTTACCGTATCAAGCGCAGGAGACATCGGCCACGACGACACGCTTCGCAACGTCGCGCCGGAATTGTTCAAGTCCGGCATGAACGTCTCGGACGCCAACTACGCCGAATTTATCGTCTGGCATAACCGGGTGTCGAAGATACTATTTCCTCGCGACCTTGCCCCTCCGTGTGCCTCATGCGCCTGGAACAATATCTGTGAACATGTCACGCGTTCATATACGCCTCTTCACCGAATGAAAGACGGGCGTGTCGATCAACCCTCTGTGTATTGCGAGGCTTTGAAGACCGCTTACCGGAACGGTGCAGAGTATCTGGCAAAGCGGGGCCTCCCAATCCGCGAAATTTCAAAGAATCTAAACCCGGACTATTAG
- a CDS encoding pepsin/retropepsin-like aspartic protease family protein has product MRFETEIQYDDIQSKANPTVYVLVNGKRSKMMLDTGTNKNLLWDDALLDEEPGALAESVDSHVASADARIVNATLTDDHGNSERTEFYLVSNSVLAAAGYSGVLSPQAVAAHHAVVLDFDRDCIFTSAPFDIGSVKEAQIRRGTTIQNPYDVMAIRVEINGRDMPLLVDSGATHTTILSSLISFSPKGPESPRMKDLFGAELPEAGRMRLVDLKVNGRPFTAHPVIPAPSVSNKGIENVGYLGMDVLKEQVIYYDGARREFNVLTRRAVVSALSERESRAK; this is encoded by the coding sequence GTGCGATTCGAAACCGAAATTCAGTACGACGACATACAGAGCAAGGCGAATCCAACTGTATATGTTCTGGTCAATGGTAAGCGGTCGAAGATGATGTTAGACACCGGCACGAACAAGAACTTGCTATGGGACGATGCTTTGCTGGACGAAGAGCCCGGTGCGCTGGCTGAAAGTGTTGATTCGCATGTCGCCTCCGCCGACGCAAGGATTGTCAATGCAACGTTGACGGATGATCATGGGAATTCGGAACGTACAGAATTCTATCTCGTTAGTAACTCTGTGCTCGCGGCGGCCGGTTACTCAGGTGTTCTTAGTCCGCAAGCCGTAGCTGCTCACCACGCGGTGGTTTTGGACTTCGACAGGGATTGTATCTTCACAAGTGCGCCTTTTGACATCGGTTCGGTTAAAGAAGCACAGATACGTCGAGGAACGACCATTCAGAATCCGTATGATGTGATGGCGATTCGAGTGGAAATCAACGGCCGCGATATGCCGCTTCTTGTCGATTCTGGTGCGACCCATACGACCATCCTTTCCTCACTGATCTCGTTCAGTCCGAAAGGACCGGAAAGCCCAAGAATGAAGGACTTGTTTGGCGCGGAATTGCCGGAAGCCGGACGTATGCGCCTTGTAGACCTGAAGGTGAACGGGCGGCCTTTCACGGCGCACCCGGTTATCCCAGCCCCCTCGGTAAGCAATAAAGGCATAGAGAATGTGGGATATCTCGGCATGGACGTGTTGAAGGAACAAGTTATCTATTACGACGGCGCGCGCCGAGAGTTCAATGTTTTGACGCGACGCGCCGTAGTTAGCGCCTTAAGCGAGCGCGAAAGCCGCGCAAAATAA
- a CDS encoding HlyD family secretion protein, translated as MFRKAALEANRVRALGDVIIATPPSPGTLTVSSACIAAALLVIFTVGSYTQQAPVVGRLMPQGGIAKLSSPFAGTIKEKRVVDGQAVRAGDVLYVISGERANRDGNPTLAAVIEHISVRRNQIVHELSVLEKSQLIELGQCRQRLASQVREVSKLDDLVVAQRKLVSLARANASRYRELAGMRAVSAEQADKAQADFHEKQSRLYTLELDRLIAGRAREDTEAALVSMPYKQHQERSRLRRALSEVLQELAEIEAAREFAIVAPVSGTATAVVAHIGQHVSDKNPLVSVIPHDEVMEAHLYVRSHAVGHLKTGAPVRLRYHAFPYQLYGMPLGHVVSVSRVSSPLREISDIDLYHHSDEEPFYLVKVRLERQSVEDPLGAVHPLRAGMLLDATIARETRRLYEWAFVPLYRLRHKL; from the coding sequence ATGTTCAGAAAGGCCGCGCTAGAGGCGAACCGAGTACGGGCGTTGGGCGATGTCATTATCGCGACGCCTCCTTCCCCAGGGACTCTCACAGTATCTTCTGCTTGCATCGCAGCGGCTCTGCTCGTGATCTTTACGGTGGGAAGCTATACACAGCAGGCGCCCGTGGTCGGTCGCCTCATGCCACAAGGGGGGATCGCCAAACTTTCATCCCCCTTTGCCGGAACCATAAAAGAAAAGCGTGTTGTGGATGGCCAAGCGGTAAGGGCCGGGGACGTGCTTTACGTCATCTCAGGTGAGCGGGCCAATCGCGATGGCAATCCAACATTAGCGGCTGTCATTGAGCATATTTCCGTACGGCGGAATCAGATTGTGCATGAACTTTCCGTTCTGGAGAAGTCTCAGCTCATTGAATTGGGGCAATGCCGGCAGCGCCTGGCAAGCCAAGTCCGGGAGGTTTCGAAGTTGGACGACTTGGTGGTCGCCCAACGAAAGCTGGTTTCGCTGGCGCGTGCAAATGCGAGCCGATATCGGGAGCTTGCAGGAATGAGGGCAGTTTCCGCAGAACAGGCAGATAAAGCGCAAGCGGATTTCCATGAGAAGCAGAGCAGGCTGTACACCTTGGAGCTGGATCGACTCATCGCTGGCCGCGCGCGCGAAGATACCGAGGCTGCATTAGTGTCGATGCCATATAAGCAACACCAGGAACGCTCGCGGTTAAGACGGGCTCTATCGGAGGTGTTGCAGGAGTTGGCGGAGATCGAAGCGGCACGCGAGTTCGCCATCGTCGCCCCGGTCAGTGGGACCGCCACGGCGGTCGTCGCACATATCGGACAACATGTGAGTGACAAAAATCCTCTCGTTTCGGTCATCCCGCATGATGAGGTTATGGAAGCACATCTGTATGTGCGAAGTCACGCAGTGGGCCACCTGAAGACTGGTGCGCCGGTCCGGTTGCGCTACCACGCTTTTCCCTATCAGCTCTACGGTATGCCTCTAGGGCATGTCGTATCCGTTTCACGAGTATCTTCGCCGCTCAGGGAGATTTCCGATATTGACCTGTACCACCACAGCGACGAAGAGCCTTTCTATCTCGTAAAGGTTCGTCTGGAGCGGCAATCGGTGGAGGATCCGCTTGGAGCAGTTCATCCTCTGCGCGCCGGAATGCTGCTGGACGCGACCATCGCTCGTGAGACGCGGCGTTTGTACGAATGGGCATTCGTCCCGCTATATCGACTAAGGCACAAACTATGA
- a CDS encoding peptidase domain-containing ABC transporter, whose amino-acid sequence MIAEFYGHRVGLPELRRRYAISRKGSSLAGLVQIASQVRLASRAVRAELPSLGGLRMPCILHWEFNHFVVLERIKSGMAHIHDPAHGFVKVTMDAVSRKFTGVALEIWPAEGFEEVNENNGIRVSRLIGSLRGLRGTFLQLLVLSAALEVFVLAAPFYVQWTVDHAVPSADFDLMALLAVGFSALVICQSVTSLTRSWLLMHLGAVWNIRWRARIFSHLTQLPLDFFSKRHLGDLLSKVGAADEIQRSVTASYLEGTIDGLMTLLTLALLFLYSPRLAFIAFLSAVTYAVIRVSLLGPTRVAVQTHLIHVAKQQSHLLETLRGIRAIKLFSGEAVRQAAWLSLMADQINADVRVQRLTIVYKHSHALLSGFENILVVWLGACSVVEGNLTVGALMAFIAYKTLFQSRMGALIDRVAEYRMLSVQAERLSDIALAQTEEPARTSFSCDLAMGEADALQLEVSQLSFRYGDDEPLILENVTFTVYPGESLAITGASGSGKSTLAHLLLGVLTPTGGSVVLRSAARRHTDAGALRRAFGTVMQDDILLAGSLFENISFFDATADPEWVVACARMACIHDDINGECQEFCA is encoded by the coding sequence ATGATCGCCGAATTTTATGGACATCGTGTCGGACTGCCAGAACTGCGCAGGCGGTACGCGATTTCTCGGAAAGGCAGCAGTCTCGCGGGACTTGTCCAAATCGCGAGCCAGGTGCGGCTAGCCAGCCGAGCTGTGCGGGCCGAACTCCCGTCTCTAGGAGGCCTGAGAATGCCATGCATTCTGCACTGGGAGTTCAATCACTTCGTGGTGCTCGAACGTATTAAGTCGGGCATGGCACATATTCATGATCCCGCGCACGGCTTCGTAAAGGTCACCATGGATGCGGTATCGCGCAAGTTCACTGGTGTAGCGTTGGAGATCTGGCCAGCCGAGGGCTTTGAAGAGGTCAACGAAAACAACGGCATCCGCGTATCTCGCTTGATCGGTTCTCTCAGAGGTTTACGGGGAACCTTCTTGCAACTGTTGGTGTTGTCAGCCGCGCTGGAAGTTTTCGTGCTTGCCGCGCCTTTCTACGTACAGTGGACCGTCGATCATGCCGTCCCTTCCGCCGATTTCGACCTTATGGCACTATTGGCGGTCGGGTTCTCCGCGCTGGTGATATGCCAGAGCGTGACAAGTCTAACGCGGTCCTGGCTCTTGATGCATCTTGGAGCGGTCTGGAATATCCGCTGGCGTGCCAGAATATTTTCACACCTCACTCAACTGCCACTAGACTTCTTCAGCAAACGTCACCTGGGAGATCTGCTGTCCAAGGTCGGAGCGGCGGACGAGATTCAGCGATCTGTGACAGCTTCCTACTTGGAAGGCACCATCGATGGCCTGATGACGTTACTGACCCTCGCACTTTTGTTTTTGTATAGCCCGAGACTAGCATTCATCGCGTTCCTGAGCGCCGTGACCTATGCCGTAATCCGCGTGTCGTTGCTTGGTCCGACGCGTGTTGCAGTACAAACGCATCTAATCCACGTAGCTAAACAACAGAGCCATCTCCTGGAGACGCTGCGTGGCATACGAGCGATTAAACTATTTTCCGGTGAAGCCGTTCGCCAAGCGGCTTGGCTGTCATTAATGGCTGATCAGATAAACGCCGACGTTCGTGTGCAGCGGCTGACGATCGTTTATAAGCATTCCCATGCGCTCCTGTCCGGCTTCGAGAACATTCTGGTCGTATGGTTGGGCGCGTGTTCCGTGGTCGAAGGCAACTTGACGGTTGGTGCGCTCATGGCGTTTATTGCATACAAAACGCTCTTTCAGAGCCGGATGGGTGCACTCATAGACAGGGTCGCCGAGTATCGAATGCTCTCTGTGCAGGCGGAACGTCTGTCGGACATTGCGTTGGCGCAGACGGAAGAGCCCGCGCGTACATCGTTTAGCTGTGATCTCGCCATGGGCGAAGCGGACGCCTTGCAGTTGGAAGTGTCGCAGCTGAGTTTCCGGTATGGAGACGACGAACCGCTTATTTTGGAGAATGTAACCTTCACCGTTTATCCTGGGGAGTCCTTGGCTATAACCGGAGCATCCGGTAGCGGGAAGTCCACGCTGGCGCACTTACTGCTGGGCGTTCTGACTCCTACGGGTGGTTCGGTCGTCTTGCGCAGTGCGGCAAGACGACACACGGATGCTGGTGCGCTGCGTCGAGCATTCGGTACCGTCATGCAGGACGACATCCTCCTGGCCGGCTCGCTGTTCGAGAACATCAGTTTCTTTGACGCCACCGCCGACCCGGAGTGGGTTGTGGCCTGTGCGAGGATGGCGTGCATCCATGATGACATCAATGGGGAGTGTCAGGAATTTTGTGCTTGA